CTCAGAGCCTAAACAGGCTAAAAGCCCAGAAggctgagagaaagaaacaaaggagtCTGGGGACTCAGACCTTTTCTGCTAGGAGGGAAGCCCCCTCCGCCTGCGCTCCCGGCTCCTCCTCATGCGGACCGGCTCCCTCCCCACCCATACTGGCCTCCTGGCCCTGACAGGGGCACCCTCACTAAGGCCTGGGGTGGCCGGTGGACGAAGCCCAGCTGAAGCTGCTCGGGCCGCGCGGCAGCACCAGATCCAGGGTGAGGTCACGCTGCTCCTTCTCGGAGAGCACGGGCCGGTAGCCCAGCAGCTGCAGCGCGCCAGCGCACAGCTCCTGCACGCGGCGGATCTTGGCGAAGGGCAGCGCGTGGCGCCACGCCTGGGAGACGTTGAGCGCATCCCGGGACGTGGTCTTGAAGGCCTCACGGCGCGCGCCGGGCCCGGACCCATGCGTAATGTTGTGGATCCAGGCCTCGAGCTGCGGCGTGAGGCGCAGCCCCGTGAAGTTGTAGAGTGCGCGGATCTCCGGCAGCGGCTGCAGGGCCAGGTCCTCGAAGCGCACCAGGCGGTAGCGGCCGCGCAGGAAGGGCGGTGGCTTGAGTGTGGCCGCCTCCGCGATGCGCACGTGGCTGCGGCACACCTCGTGCACCACGCGCAGGCCCGGGTCCGCCTCCACCCAGGTGCCGTTGGTGCCCAGCACGATGCCGTTGTCGCGCGCCAGCGCCTTGGCCGCCTGCTCGCGGGAGCGCAGCACGGCCCGCGGGTCGCGCACCAGGTGCACGATGCGCAGGTTGAGCGCGGGGTCGCTGAGCAGCGGGTAGAGCACCTGCAGGTTGAAGAAGCGCACCTCCTTGAGCACCACGTGGCTGTAGGAGCGGCAGGCCTCCTCCACCAGGCCAAAGGGCCGCCGCGCGCACAGCGGCTTGCACACCGCCTCGCTGCTGATGGCGCCGCGCTGGAAGGCGCTGCAGGCGGGAGGCGAGCACAGTGCGCGGCTCACCGCCCACTGGAAGAGGTCAGACAGGTTGCGGCGCCACGGCAGGTAGGCGTCGAACACAGCCATGTCGCACAGGAAGACGGAGCGCACCAGGTCGCGCACGGCCATGTGCAGCGCTGGCGCACTGCCTTGCGATAGAGCGGCCCACACGTGCCACGCGGGTTCCATCAGGTAGAAGACATTGGGGTGCTGGCTGAAGAGCTGGCCCACGAAGGACGAGCCTGAGCGCCACGAGGACAGCACCAGCACGTGCACGCGCGCCTCGCCGCCGGCTGGGGACGCCGGCCCGGCCCGTTCCGGCCGCGAGACCAAGAAGAGCAGGAGGCCCGTCTGCGCCAGCAGGAACGCAGTCACCGCGGCACTGGAGAGGCGTGGCCGCCACATGCCGCCCGCTGAGGGTCTGCGGGGAGAGAGCGCAGCGGTCAGGGGCGGCGGCTCATACCCCACGTCCTGCCCAGTGCCCGACCCCAGGGGCCCTTCCTGGACGGCTGCTCTCCCAGGACTCGGAAGTTCAGATATCAGCCACAATTTCTGTGATAGGCCAGTGGCAGAATACTATGGGAAGTGTTTCTTTTTATCACCTAGCTACCTGAAGAAGGGAAGGTTATATTAATAACAGAATTCCTGTGTTTTGCTCAATAAACTAATTCTTCTTAGGGAGAAACTTTTAGTTTGTTTAGCTGAGCAGCCTGAGGGCCACTATGGTCCAtgtgagaaagtgccaacctctCCCCCCAGCTCCTGATGAAGTGGCCTGAGGGTCTAGTATTGCATTTGAAGTTTTCGCCGGGTGGTGGGGTTTGGCTGTTTCTCGGGGTGCTGGCTTCCTGGGGTAGAATTTGCAGAAGGGGA
The genomic region above belongs to Tamandua tetradactyla isolate mTamTet1 chromosome 16, mTamTet1.pri, whole genome shotgun sequence and contains:
- the CHST6 gene encoding carbohydrate sulfotransferase 6, with the protein product MWRPRLSSAAVTAFLLAQTGLLLFLVSRPERAGPASPAGGEARVHVLVLSSWRSGSSFVGQLFSQHPNVFYLMEPAWHVWAALSQGSAPALHMAVRDLVRSVFLCDMAVFDAYLPWRRNLSDLFQWAVSRALCSPPACSAFQRGAISSEAVCKPLCARRPFGLVEEACRSYSHVVLKEVRFFNLQVLYPLLSDPALNLRIVHLVRDPRAVLRSREQAAKALARDNGIVLGTNGTWVEADPGLRVVHEVCRSHVRIAEAATLKPPPFLRGRYRLVRFEDLALQPLPEIRALYNFTGLRLTPQLEAWIHNITHGSGPGARREAFKTTSRDALNVSQAWRHALPFAKIRRVQELCAGALQLLGYRPVLSEKEQRDLTLDLVLPRGPSSFSWASSTGHPRP